From Triticum aestivum cultivar Chinese Spring chromosome 4A, IWGSC CS RefSeq v2.1, whole genome shotgun sequence, a single genomic window includes:
- the LOC123088566 gene encoding leucine-rich repeat receptor-like serine/threonine-protein kinase At1g17230 isoform X2 → MSCCSHKSDSRCSHKVSSSLPQSLKEDPQLFQKAQTFFRFSDLCHGCQLLAFKLKTGVQRCIHLYLSYLKYVCRLSTFEANLFLCGLLKMAGSRLLWRTNHPVAMLPIVLNDQGIVDSLTENNQRSMWASTRIGEDEQLYLVHVQGTAGIGLPITLAVKKFQNSDGIVDGNLENRCKSEMILLASIRHDNIVNVLHFIQRENALLLVYTYQVNGSLDQWLHRREEGDLPLSWPQRKAIAIGVAQGLRHLHHGCNRPIVHHNITSTNILLDHNFKAVIASFGAAQMNMAGLNQPLPIAWTVFGNFGYAAPEYGRAASQLTEKVDTYSLGVVLLELVTGRVADGVDGQLAIWARDNCSELMAKKLERFKIAVDKGIPDQAQYMEEMATVFRLGVDCTVDDPQQRPSMQMAFKRLRRGRGLGRFGGLLTCYNLYITSEDVTQVKKASGCPKAKGGWLQGKMVANFPLECKVVPSLLCFCTRGMHSVFASDYETVGAVAFIR, encoded by the exons ATGTCTTGTTGCAGCCATAAGAGTGATAGTAGGTGCAGCCATAAGGTTTCGTCGTCTCTCCCTCAAAGCTTGAAGGAAGATCCTCAACTATTTCAAAAGGCCCAAACATTCTTCAGATTTTCTGATCTTTGTCATGGCTGTCAACTTTTGGCTTTCAAACTTAAAACAGGTGTACAAAGATGCATCCATCTCTATCTCTCATACTTAAAATACGTGTGCAGGTTGAGCACCTTTGAAGCGAACCTCTTCCTGTGCGGGCTGCTGAAAATGGCTGGATCACGGCTGCTCTGGCGCACCAACCATCCTGTGGCAATGCTGCCTATTGTGCTCAATGATCAAGGCATAGTTGACAGCCTTACTGAAAATAATCAGAGAAGCATGTGGGCTAGCACAAGGATAGGGGAGGACGAACAACTCTACTTAGTCCATGTTCAGGGCACTGCTGGCATCGGTCTCCCGATTACGCTGGCTGTCAAGAAGTTCCAGAACTCGGACGGAATAGTGGATGGTAATCTGGAGAACCGCTGCAAGTCGGAGATGATCCTGTTAGCCAGCATCCGTCACGACAACATCGTCAACGTCCTACACTTCATCCAGAGGGAAAATGCACTATTGCTCGTTTACACGTACCAGGTGAACGGCAGCCTTGACCAGTGGCTGCACCGTCGAGAGGAGGGTGACCTGCCGCTGAGCTGGCCGCAGAGGAAGGCCATTGCCATTGGCGTGGCCCAAGGGCTCCGCCACTTACACCACGGATGTAATAGACCCATTGTCCACCACAACATCACCTCTACCAACATCCTGCTTGATCATAATTTCAAGGCCGTGATAGCCAGTTTTGGTGCTGCACAGATGAACATGGCCGGGCTCAACCAACCATTGCCTATCGCGTGGACTGTGTTTGGTAACTTCGGGTATGCAGCTCCAG AATATGGGAGGGCTGCAAGCCAGCTGACGGAGAAGGTAGACACGTACAGCCTTGGTGTGGTGCTGCTGGAGCTTGTCACAGGGCGGGTGGCCGATGGGGTGGATGGTCAGTTGGCCATATGGGCTCGTGACAACTGCAGTGAACTGATGGCAAAGAAGCTGGAACGGTTCAAGATTGCTGTGGACAAGGGCATCCCAGATCAAGCACAGTACATGGAGGAGATGGCGACCGTGTTCAGACTGGGTGTGGATTGCACTGTCGATGATCCGCAGCAAAGGCCGTCCATGCAGATGGCTTTCAAACGACTCCGCCGCGGTCGTGGGCTTGGCCGATTCGGTGGCCTTCTCACCTGCTATAACCT ATACATCACCAGTGAGGATGTTACCCAAGTGAAAAAAG CCTCAGGATGCCCCAAAGCCAAGGGAGGATGGTTGCAAGGGAAAATGGTTGCAAACTTCCCGCTTGAATGCAAG GTTGTTCCTAGCCTTTTGTGTTTCTGCACTAGGGGAATGCATTCCGTATTTGCATCAGACTATGAGACTGTAGGGGCAGTTGCGTTCATTCGATAA
- the LOC123088566 gene encoding leucine-rich repeat receptor-like protein kinase PXL1 isoform X3 has protein sequence MSCCSHKSDSRCSHKVSSSLPQSLKEDPQLFQKAQTFFRFSDLCHGCQLLAFKLKTGVQRCIHLYLSYLKYVCRLSTFEANLFLCGLLKMAGSRLLWRTNHPVAMLPIVLNDQGIVDSLTENNQRSMWASTRIGEDEQLYLVHVQGTAGIGLPITLAVKKFQNSDGIVDGNLENRCKSEMILLASIRHDNIVNVLHFIQRENALLLVYTYQVNGSLDQWLHRREEGDLPLSWPQRKAIAIGVAQGLRHLHHGCNRPIVHHNITSTNILLDHNFKAVIASFGAAQMNMAGLNQPLPIAWTVFGNFGYAAPEYGRAASQLTEKVDTYSLGVVLLELVTGRVADGVDGQLAIWARDNCSELMAKKLERFKIAVDKGIPDQAQYMEEMATVFRLGVDCTVDDPQQRPSMQMAFKRLRRGRGLGRFGGLLTCYNLYITSEDVTQVKKV, from the exons ATGTCTTGTTGCAGCCATAAGAGTGATAGTAGGTGCAGCCATAAGGTTTCGTCGTCTCTCCCTCAAAGCTTGAAGGAAGATCCTCAACTATTTCAAAAGGCCCAAACATTCTTCAGATTTTCTGATCTTTGTCATGGCTGTCAACTTTTGGCTTTCAAACTTAAAACAGGTGTACAAAGATGCATCCATCTCTATCTCTCATACTTAAAATACGTGTGCAGGTTGAGCACCTTTGAAGCGAACCTCTTCCTGTGCGGGCTGCTGAAAATGGCTGGATCACGGCTGCTCTGGCGCACCAACCATCCTGTGGCAATGCTGCCTATTGTGCTCAATGATCAAGGCATAGTTGACAGCCTTACTGAAAATAATCAGAGAAGCATGTGGGCTAGCACAAGGATAGGGGAGGACGAACAACTCTACTTAGTCCATGTTCAGGGCACTGCTGGCATCGGTCTCCCGATTACGCTGGCTGTCAAGAAGTTCCAGAACTCGGACGGAATAGTGGATGGTAATCTGGAGAACCGCTGCAAGTCGGAGATGATCCTGTTAGCCAGCATCCGTCACGACAACATCGTCAACGTCCTACACTTCATCCAGAGGGAAAATGCACTATTGCTCGTTTACACGTACCAGGTGAACGGCAGCCTTGACCAGTGGCTGCACCGTCGAGAGGAGGGTGACCTGCCGCTGAGCTGGCCGCAGAGGAAGGCCATTGCCATTGGCGTGGCCCAAGGGCTCCGCCACTTACACCACGGATGTAATAGACCCATTGTCCACCACAACATCACCTCTACCAACATCCTGCTTGATCATAATTTCAAGGCCGTGATAGCCAGTTTTGGTGCTGCACAGATGAACATGGCCGGGCTCAACCAACCATTGCCTATCGCGTGGACTGTGTTTGGTAACTTCGGGTATGCAGCTCCAG AATATGGGAGGGCTGCAAGCCAGCTGACGGAGAAGGTAGACACGTACAGCCTTGGTGTGGTGCTGCTGGAGCTTGTCACAGGGCGGGTGGCCGATGGGGTGGATGGTCAGTTGGCCATATGGGCTCGTGACAACTGCAGTGAACTGATGGCAAAGAAGCTGGAACGGTTCAAGATTGCTGTGGACAAGGGCATCCCAGATCAAGCACAGTACATGGAGGAGATGGCGACCGTGTTCAGACTGGGTGTGGATTGCACTGTCGATGATCCGCAGCAAAGGCCGTCCATGCAGATGGCTTTCAAACGACTCCGCCGCGGTCGTGGGCTTGGCCGATTCGGTGGCCTTCTCACCTGCTATAACCT ATACATCACCAGTGAGGATGTTACCCAAGTGAAAAAAG TTTGA
- the LOC123088566 gene encoding receptor-like protein kinase 5 isoform X1: MSCCSHKSDSRCSHKVSSSLPQSLKEDPQLFQKAQTFFRFSDLCHGCQLLAFKLKTGVQRCIHLYLSYLKYVCRLSTFEANLFLCGLLKMAGSRLLWRTNHPVAMLPIVLNDQGIVDSLTENNQRSMWASTRIGEDEQLYLVHVQGTAGIGLPITLAVKKFQNSDGIVDGNLENRCKSEMILLASIRHDNIVNVLHFIQRENALLLVYTYQVNGSLDQWLHRREEGDLPLSWPQRKAIAIGVAQGLRHLHHGCNRPIVHHNITSTNILLDHNFKAVIASFGAAQMNMAGLNQPLPIAWTVFGNFGYAAPEYGRAASQLTEKVDTYSLGVVLLELVTGRVADGVDGQLAIWARDNCSELMAKKLERFKIAVDKGIPDQAQYMEEMATVFRLGVDCTVDDPQQRPSMQMAFKRLRRGRGLGRFGGLLTCYNLYITSEDVTQVKKELMFCGTLKFEVYALLSFCLARKASGCPKAKGGWLQGKMVANFPLECKVVPSLLCFCTRGMHSVFASDYETVGAVAFIR; this comes from the exons ATGTCTTGTTGCAGCCATAAGAGTGATAGTAGGTGCAGCCATAAGGTTTCGTCGTCTCTCCCTCAAAGCTTGAAGGAAGATCCTCAACTATTTCAAAAGGCCCAAACATTCTTCAGATTTTCTGATCTTTGTCATGGCTGTCAACTTTTGGCTTTCAAACTTAAAACAGGTGTACAAAGATGCATCCATCTCTATCTCTCATACTTAAAATACGTGTGCAGGTTGAGCACCTTTGAAGCGAACCTCTTCCTGTGCGGGCTGCTGAAAATGGCTGGATCACGGCTGCTCTGGCGCACCAACCATCCTGTGGCAATGCTGCCTATTGTGCTCAATGATCAAGGCATAGTTGACAGCCTTACTGAAAATAATCAGAGAAGCATGTGGGCTAGCACAAGGATAGGGGAGGACGAACAACTCTACTTAGTCCATGTTCAGGGCACTGCTGGCATCGGTCTCCCGATTACGCTGGCTGTCAAGAAGTTCCAGAACTCGGACGGAATAGTGGATGGTAATCTGGAGAACCGCTGCAAGTCGGAGATGATCCTGTTAGCCAGCATCCGTCACGACAACATCGTCAACGTCCTACACTTCATCCAGAGGGAAAATGCACTATTGCTCGTTTACACGTACCAGGTGAACGGCAGCCTTGACCAGTGGCTGCACCGTCGAGAGGAGGGTGACCTGCCGCTGAGCTGGCCGCAGAGGAAGGCCATTGCCATTGGCGTGGCCCAAGGGCTCCGCCACTTACACCACGGATGTAATAGACCCATTGTCCACCACAACATCACCTCTACCAACATCCTGCTTGATCATAATTTCAAGGCCGTGATAGCCAGTTTTGGTGCTGCACAGATGAACATGGCCGGGCTCAACCAACCATTGCCTATCGCGTGGACTGTGTTTGGTAACTTCGGGTATGCAGCTCCAG AATATGGGAGGGCTGCAAGCCAGCTGACGGAGAAGGTAGACACGTACAGCCTTGGTGTGGTGCTGCTGGAGCTTGTCACAGGGCGGGTGGCCGATGGGGTGGATGGTCAGTTGGCCATATGGGCTCGTGACAACTGCAGTGAACTGATGGCAAAGAAGCTGGAACGGTTCAAGATTGCTGTGGACAAGGGCATCCCAGATCAAGCACAGTACATGGAGGAGATGGCGACCGTGTTCAGACTGGGTGTGGATTGCACTGTCGATGATCCGCAGCAAAGGCCGTCCATGCAGATGGCTTTCAAACGACTCCGCCGCGGTCGTGGGCTTGGCCGATTCGGTGGCCTTCTCACCTGCTATAACCT ATACATCACCAGTGAGGATGTTACCCAAGTGAAAAAAG AGCTTATGTTCTGTGGTACTTTGAAGTTTGAAGTGTATGCTCTGCTTTCTTTTTGCTTGGCAAGAAAAGCCTCAGGATGCCCCAAAGCCAAGGGAGGATGGTTGCAAGGGAAAATGGTTGCAAACTTCCCGCTTGAATGCAAG GTTGTTCCTAGCCTTTTGTGTTTCTGCACTAGGGGAATGCATTCCGTATTTGCATCAGACTATGAGACTGTAGGGGCAGTTGCGTTCATTCGATAA